Genomic DNA from Desulfuromonadaceae bacterium:
CACAGGGACTGGGCTGCGATAATGCTATTGCTGTGGGAGCGAGGTGCATAAGCAGAAAATCAAAGAGTGCTTTCTTCGTGTCCTCCGTGATCTCCAGTGAGCGCAGCGAACGGGTGGTAAATAATTACTCAATTACTCTCCCGCCAGTTCGCGCAACAGCGCCAGATTTTTCACATCCATCTCCCCGTCATCCCCTTTCGGGGTTTCGAGAATTTTGGGGATTCTGGCGAAGCGTTCGTCGCGCATCAGGGCGCGAAAACCCTCCAGTCCGATCGCCCCCGCGCCGATATGCGCGTGCCGGTCCACCCGTGAGCCGCACCCTTTCTGGCTGTCGTTGAGATGGAAGGCGGCGATCTTGTCGCAACCGACAATGCGGTCGAATTCAGTCAGCGTCGCCGCATACCCGGCGGCGGTGGAAATGTCGTACCCGGCAGCGAAGACATGACAGGTGTCAAAGCAGATACCGAAATTTCCGCCGGGAACCCCGGCGATAATCGCCGCCAGTTCCTCGAACCTGGCCCCGAGGTAACTCCCCTGCCCGGCGGTTGTTTCGAGCAGCACGGTCACCGGCGGAGCGTTGGCAAAGATCTCCCGAAACGCGGCACAGACGCGTTCGATCCCGGTCGCAACGCCGCTTTCCAGGTGAGCTCCGGGGTGCATCACCAGCGCCGGAACGCCGAGCAGCTGACAGCGCTCCAGTTCGTCACTGAAGGCCGCCTTGGCCTGCTCCCATTTGGCGTCATCCGGCGCGGCGAGGTTGATCAGATAACTGTCGTGCGCCACCACCGGACCCACTTCACTTGCTTTCCAGGCGGCCTTGAATTGCGCGGCATCCTGGTCGCTGATCGCTTTCCCCGCCCAGCGGTTCGCGTTTTTGGTAAAGATCTGCAAAGCGCTACAGCCCGCTGCTGCAGCATGCGCAAAGGCATTGTGCAGCCCGCCGCTGATCGACATATGTGCACCGAGTGGTTGCATTACACTATTCCTTTATGTGTGCCTGTGGCAGGAGCGCCCCCCTGCCAGCCGCCGATCACCGCCGCCGCCTGTGACGCCGTCGCCACCTGCGCGTCAAAGCCGTTAGGTCTGGCGTGGGGACCGACCAACACGGTGCGCATCCCCAGTTGTTGGGCGGTCAGCAGATTATCGTGTGAATCCTCGACCATCACACAGTCTTCACCGGCAAGGTCCAGTTCCACGAGCACCTGACGATACGGTTCGGGGAATGGCTTGGGTCGATAGGCGGCGACGCGAATATCAAAAATTCCCGCAAATCGATCCGCGATGCCGAGTGCAGCGAGGACGCGCTCGGCATGACCGCGCGAACCGTTGGTGAAAACATAGCAGGGGATGGTCAAACCTCCCAGCTGCTTACGCAGAGCAGGATCAGCGTGCAGGCGCGACGTGACATCAACATCATGGACATAATCAAGATAGTCTTCCGGGTCGACACCATGATGGCGAATCAGCCCTTGCAGCGTAACCCCGTACGCTTCCCAGTAGCTGCGGCGCAAATCGTCAACGCTGGCCGCCGGGATGCCGGCCACGTCTTCCATGTAGCGGTTGATGCGCACATCAATCAGCGAGAAGAGCTCGCGTTCGGCGGCGTAGAGGGTGTTATCGAGGTCGAAAAGGACAGCTTGCATCTGGATTCAATCTAGATTACCGGGAACAGCTTTGCCTGCCGTCCCGTTTTGCGCAGCGCGCCCTTGATACTGTCGAGGGTCGCCGCAGTCTCGGCCGCGTTCAAATACTTTTCAGCATGCGGTTCGCTCCAGATCGGTCGCGGCCAGAGCGGATCGCTGCTAAAACGCGGCACCAGGTGCCAATGCATATGCGGCACCATGTTGCCGAGTAATTCGTAGTTGATCTTGGTCGGCTGATAAACGACGTTGAGCGCCGCCGCTACCCGGTTCACCTCCTCCATGATCGCACCCCGCGTCGGCGGGTCAAGATGAAAGAGTTCGGTGACGTGCGCTTTGGTGAAAACCAGGCAGTAGCCGGGGAAAAACTGGTCGCGGTTAAGCACCACGCGGCAGTGTTCCAGCGTCGCGATTCGCAGCTCGGTGTCAGCGTCCCATTTGCTGCACATTGAACAGTTCATCGTGGAATATATACCCCGTTAAAAACCTCAACCGCCGGGCCAGTCATCAGCACCTCGCCTGACTCGCGCCATTCCATTTCGAGGTCACCGCCCCGCAAGTGGTTGACAATCTTGCGATCGGTCAGCCCGTTGAGCACTCCGGCCACGGTCACTGCCGCCGCTCCGGTTCCGCACGCCAGCGTTTCCCCCGCGCCGCGCTCCCAGGTCCGTTGTTTCACCTCGGTGCGTGACATCACCCGGACGAACTCGACGTTGGTGCGGTTGGGGAAAAAGGGGTGGCGCTCGATATGACGACCGAATTCGGAGACCGGAAAAGCCGCCAGATTGTCGACAAAAATCACGCAGTGTGGATTCCCCATCGAGACACAGGTTGCGCGGAAGGTGCGTTCCAGCACTTCAATCTCAATATTCAGCGCTTTCTTCTCCGGCTCGCCGGTCATCGGAATATCTCCGCGCAGCAGTCGCGGAATGCCCAGATTGACCTGCACCCGCTCGACCAGGTCGGCCGCGTTGGTCAACAGCTCGACGGTCAACACCCCGGCGCCGGTTTCAATATCCATCCGCTTGCGCCGCACCAGTCGGTGATCGTAGGCATATTTGGCAACGCAGCGAATCCCGTTGCCGCACATCTCCGCTTCGCTGCCGTCGGCGTTGAACATCCGCATTCGCACATCGGCGACGGTCGAGGGCAGGATGAGAACCAGCCCGTCGGAACCGATGCCGAAATTACGATTGCTGATTTCTACCGCCAGCGCGGCCGGTTCGGCAACCGCCTCCTCGAAACAATTGACGTAGATATAATCGTTCCCGGCACCGTGCATTTTGGTAAATTTCATCCGTCACCTCCTCGCTCCGGTTCCCTGATTATAGGGCGAAGGGACACCGAATCACAAGGAACAATCGACGTTACCATGATTTCAGCTTCGGCGCTGACCAACGATTCAAATCCGGCGCATCGGCTGAGCCGGGCGGCCGGTGTCTCTTCACAGCGTTTGCGCCGGTTTACGCGACATTCTGTCTCGCGCAGTCTTGACCGGAAGTAATAATGGGGATAGCTTTGTAATAAAAGCGAAGACGAGCAGGGGTTGGGGCAGATAAGACGAATAGC
This window encodes:
- a CDS encoding deoxyribonuclease IV, coding for MQPLGAHMSISGGLHNAFAHAAAAGCSALQIFTKNANRWAGKAISDQDAAQFKAAWKASEVGPVVAHDSYLINLAAPDDAKWEQAKAAFSDELERCQLLGVPALVMHPGAHLESGVATGIERVCAAFREIFANAPPVTVLLETTAGQGSYLGARFEELAAIIAGVPGGNFGICFDTCHVFAAGYDISTAAGYAATLTEFDRIVGCDKIAAFHLNDSQKGCGSRVDRHAHIGAGAIGLEGFRALMRDERFARIPKILETPKGDDGEMDVKNLALLRELAGE
- a CDS encoding pyrimidine 5'-nucleotidase, producing the protein MQAVLFDLDNTLYAAERELFSLIDVRINRYMEDVAGIPAASVDDLRRSYWEAYGVTLQGLIRHHGVDPEDYLDYVHDVDVTSRLHADPALRKQLGGLTIPCYVFTNGSRGHAERVLAALGIADRFAGIFDIRVAAYRPKPFPEPYRQVLVELDLAGEDCVMVEDSHDNLLTAQQLGMRTVLVGPHARPNGFDAQVATASQAAAVIGGWQGGAPATGTHKGIV
- a CDS encoding HIT family protein — encoded protein: MNCSMCSKWDADTELRIATLEHCRVVLNRDQFFPGYCLVFTKAHVTELFHLDPPTRGAIMEEVNRVAAALNVVYQPTKINYELLGNMVPHMHWHLVPRFSSDPLWPRPIWSEPHAEKYLNAAETAATLDSIKGALRKTGRQAKLFPVI
- the dapF gene encoding diaminopimelate epimerase; this encodes MKFTKMHGAGNDYIYVNCFEEAVAEPAALAVEISNRNFGIGSDGLVLILPSTVADVRMRMFNADGSEAEMCGNGIRCVAKYAYDHRLVRRKRMDIETGAGVLTVELLTNAADLVERVQVNLGIPRLLRGDIPMTGEPEKKALNIEIEVLERTFRATCVSMGNPHCVIFVDNLAAFPVSEFGRHIERHPFFPNRTNVEFVRVMSRTEVKQRTWERGAGETLACGTGAAAVTVAGVLNGLTDRKIVNHLRGGDLEMEWRESGEVLMTGPAVEVFNGVYIPR